In one Bacteroidales bacterium WCE2004 genomic region, the following are encoded:
- a CDS encoding DNA binding domain-containing protein, excisionase family, which translates to MIRGFVKNILKPIIAEAIAEVGAEVAQRSEKRYYTREEACHKLKIGTTTFYRLAKKGKITILKLEGKTLVDADELDEAIETKAVFRYQH; encoded by the coding sequence ATGATTCGGGGATTCGTCAAGAATATCCTGAAACCCATTATCGCCGAGGCCATTGCCGAGGTAGGCGCAGAAGTCGCCCAAAGGAGTGAAAAGAGATACTATACCAGGGAGGAGGCCTGCCACAAACTCAAGATTGGTACAACCACCTTCTACCGTCTGGCCAAGAAGGGCAAGATCACCATCCTCAAGCTCGAAGGCAAGACCCTCGTAGATGCCGACGAACTCGACGAAGCGATCGAGACCAAAGCCGTCTTTCGTTACCAGCACTGA
- a CDS encoding N-acetylmuramoyl-L-alanine amidase yields the protein MKILLDNGHGFDTPGKRSPDGHFREYAYNRYLSFLIRERLLALGLDAQLVVPEREDISLKERCRRVNAVCRQLGNDQVFLISIHVNAAGKGQNWLDARGWSCFTTRGKTKADALATCLYEAAKNHLPGMRLRTDFADGDPDIEKDFYIIRHTSCPAVLTENLFMDNREDVAFLESAEGSQALVNLHVEGIRHFLSI from the coding sequence ATGAAGATACTTCTCGACAACGGCCACGGCTTTGACACTCCCGGAAAACGGAGTCCTGACGGACACTTCCGCGAATACGCCTACAATCGCTACCTCTCCTTCCTGATCAGAGAACGGCTCCTTGCCCTGGGCCTCGACGCCCAGCTCGTAGTCCCAGAACGCGAAGACATCTCCCTAAAGGAGCGCTGCCGCCGCGTAAACGCCGTCTGTAGGCAGCTCGGGAACGATCAGGTGTTTCTCATCTCCATCCACGTTAACGCCGCCGGAAAAGGCCAGAATTGGCTCGATGCTCGGGGATGGAGCTGCTTCACCACCCGAGGCAAGACCAAGGCCGACGCCCTGGCAACGTGCCTGTACGAAGCCGCGAAAAACCATCTGCCGGGAATGCGTCTCCGGACCGACTTCGCCGACGGAGATCCCGACATCGAGAAGGACTTCTATATCATTCGCCACACCAGCTGCCCCGCTGTCCTGACCGAGAACCTCTTTATGGATAACCGCGAGGATGTTGCCTTCCTTGAGTCCGCAGAGGGCTCTCAGGCTCTCGTCAATCTTCACGTTGAAGGAATCCGCCACTTCCTCTCTATATAG
- a CDS encoding Permease of the drug/metabolite transporter (DMT) superfamily, with amino-acid sequence MGRSKFFVHLVALAVVAVWGVTFISTKVLILAGLRPAEIFFIRFAMAYAGIWALSLRQPGSRRLWSRNWQDEAVFVVLGLAGGSMYFLAENTALAYTQTSNVAFLVCSTPLLTALLSLAYRRLRHDRFAAAAEDVRGSLPLLFGTLLALGGMALMLFDGARLQVSLRGDLLALAAALCWAVYSLFMGWMSKEYGSLFATRKVFAYGLLTILPFLPGGENRVDPAVFAQPQVWGNLLFLALVASLACYVIWSRVIVRLGNVTATNYVYLMPVFSLAGGMTILGEHLTLAGGIGSALILFGVILAGRRT; translated from the coding sequence GTGGGGCGTTCGAAATTCTTCGTGCACCTCGTGGCACTGGCCGTCGTGGCCGTCTGGGGTGTGACGTTCATCAGTACGAAAGTCTTGATCTTGGCCGGTCTCAGACCGGCTGAGATCTTCTTTATCCGTTTTGCCATGGCGTACGCGGGCATTTGGGCGCTGTCGCTCAGGCAGCCCGGCAGCCGCCGGTTGTGGAGCCGCAACTGGCAGGACGAGGCGGTGTTCGTCGTCCTCGGCCTCGCCGGAGGCTCCATGTACTTCCTGGCGGAGAACACGGCCCTTGCCTACACGCAGACCTCCAACGTGGCTTTCCTCGTGTGCAGCACGCCGCTGCTGACGGCGCTGCTCAGCCTGGCGTACCGCCGGCTGCGCCACGACCGTTTCGCGGCCGCCGCGGAGGATGTGCGCGGCAGCCTGCCGCTGCTGTTCGGCACGCTGCTCGCGCTGGGCGGCATGGCGCTGATGCTCTTCGACGGCGCGCGCCTGCAGGTCTCGCTGCGCGGCGACCTGCTGGCCCTGGCCGCCGCCCTCTGCTGGGCGGTCTACAGCCTCTTCATGGGCTGGATGTCGAAGGAATACGGCTCCCTCTTCGCGACGCGGAAAGTCTTCGCCTACGGCCTGCTGACCATCCTGCCGTTCCTGCCGGGCGGCGAAAACCGGGTCGACCCCGCGGTTTTCGCGCAGCCGCAGGTCTGGGGCAACCTCCTCTTCCTGGCGCTGGTCGCTTCCCTTGCCTGCTATGTGATCTGGAGCCGTGTCATCGTCCGCCTGGGCAACGTCACGGCGACTAACTATGTGTATCTCATGCCGGTATTCTCCCTGGCCGGCGGGATGACCATCCTGGGCGAGCATCTGACGCTGGCCGGAGGTATCGGCTCCGCGCTGATTCTGTTCGGCGTCATTCTCGCCGGGAGACGCACGTAA
- a CDS encoding carbamoyl-phosphate synthase large subunit, protein MIDPNIKKVLVLGSGALKIGEAGEFDYSGSQALKALREEGIKTVLINPNIATVQTSEGVADKVYFLPVTPFFVEKVIKKEKPQGILLAFGGQTALNCGVALYKGGVLEANGVKVLGTPVQAIIDTEDRELFVERMDEIDIKTIKSHPAANLEEARAAAREVGYPVILRAAYALGGLGSGFCEDEEELETVARKAFSFSPQVLVEKSLRGWKEIEFEVMRDRFDNCIAVCNMENFDPLGIHTGESIVVAPCQTLTNDECNFLRKKAIDIVRHVGIVGECNVQYAFSPDGEDYRVIEINARLSRSSALASKATGYPLAFIAAKIGLGYGLHELKNTVTKTTPAFFEPALDYVVCKIPRWDLNKFKGVSREIGSSMKSVGEVMAIGRTFEEAMQKGLRMIGQGANGFVCNKPFKRDDLDDLLRHPTDMRIFAIAAAFEAGYTVDRIYELTKIDRWFLCKLAGIENTYRELESCKQLTDIGFDLLKKAKCQGFSDIQIARVIGTTEAKVRELRAFLGLRPYVKQIDTLAAEFPSSTNYLYMTYNGEVDDITFEDGSNTVIVLGSGAYRIGSSVEFDWCGVNALNTLRKSGYKAIMINYNPETVSTDYDVCDRLYFDELSFETVMEICGLEKPYGVIVSVGGQIPNNLAVPLMRAGVHILGTTAHDIDRAEDRNKFSQIVDKLGIDQPRWSELTTMEDVDKFVDEVGFPVLVRPSYVLSGAAMNVCYSKEDLRIFLDMAVEVSEEHPVVISSFMQRCKELECDAVADGGKVIAYAISEHIEFAGVHSGDATIQFPPQKIYGITAAKIRKTAAAIAAELHITGPFNIQFLATDNYIKVIECNLRASRSFPFVSKVLKVNFIDLATRCMLGQRPEKIDIDPFELDYVGIKCSQFSFARLGKADPVLGVDMASTGEVGCIGDNLNEALLKSMLSVGHRIPQKSILISSGNPLQKADLLRACLLLAKKDYTIYATAGTCKYLNENGVPAKRALWPNEQEEGAPAALDLIRKHEVELVINIPKNFTHSELSNGYQMRRAAIDFNVPLITNSRLATAYIRAFCAVPQDAISIKSWDEY, encoded by the coding sequence ATGATCGACCCCAACATAAAGAAAGTTCTGGTGCTCGGATCGGGCGCCCTCAAGATCGGCGAAGCCGGCGAATTTGACTACAGCGGCTCGCAGGCCCTCAAGGCCCTCCGGGAGGAGGGCATCAAGACGGTCCTCATCAACCCAAACATCGCTACGGTGCAGACCTCCGAAGGCGTCGCCGACAAGGTCTATTTCCTGCCCGTGACCCCCTTCTTCGTGGAGAAGGTCATCAAGAAGGAGAAGCCGCAGGGCATCCTGCTCGCCTTCGGCGGACAGACCGCGCTCAACTGCGGCGTGGCGCTCTACAAGGGCGGCGTCCTCGAGGCCAACGGCGTCAAGGTGCTCGGCACCCCGGTCCAGGCCATCATCGACACGGAAGACCGTGAGCTCTTCGTGGAGCGCATGGACGAGATCGACATCAAGACCATCAAGTCCCATCCCGCCGCCAACCTGGAGGAGGCCCGGGCGGCCGCCCGCGAGGTCGGCTACCCGGTCATCCTGCGCGCCGCCTACGCCCTGGGCGGCCTGGGCTCCGGATTCTGCGAGGATGAGGAAGAACTCGAGACCGTGGCGCGCAAGGCGTTCTCCTTCTCCCCGCAGGTGCTGGTGGAGAAGTCGCTGCGCGGTTGGAAGGAGATCGAGTTCGAGGTCATGCGAGACCGCTTCGACAACTGCATCGCGGTCTGTAACATGGAGAATTTCGACCCGCTCGGCATCCATACCGGCGAGAGCATCGTGGTCGCTCCCTGCCAGACGCTCACCAACGACGAATGCAACTTCCTGCGCAAGAAAGCCATCGACATCGTCCGCCACGTCGGCATCGTGGGCGAATGCAACGTCCAGTATGCCTTCAGCCCGGACGGCGAGGACTACCGCGTGATCGAGATCAACGCCCGTCTGAGCCGCTCCTCCGCCCTGGCCTCCAAGGCCACGGGCTATCCCCTCGCCTTCATCGCGGCCAAGATCGGCCTCGGCTACGGCCTGCACGAGCTCAAGAACACCGTGACCAAGACCACGCCCGCCTTCTTCGAGCCTGCGCTGGACTATGTGGTCTGTAAGATCCCGCGCTGGGACCTCAATAAATTCAAGGGCGTGTCCCGCGAGATCGGCTCCAGCATGAAGAGCGTCGGCGAGGTGATGGCCATCGGCCGCACCTTCGAAGAGGCGATGCAGAAGGGTCTGCGCATGATCGGCCAGGGAGCCAACGGCTTCGTGTGCAACAAGCCGTTCAAGCGCGACGACCTCGACGACCTGCTGCGCCATCCGACGGACATGCGCATCTTCGCCATCGCCGCCGCCTTCGAGGCCGGCTACACGGTGGACCGCATCTATGAGCTGACCAAGATCGACCGCTGGTTCCTCTGCAAGCTGGCCGGCATCGAGAACACCTATCGTGAGCTCGAATCCTGCAAGCAGCTGACGGACATCGGATTCGACCTGCTCAAGAAGGCCAAGTGCCAGGGCTTCTCGGACATCCAGATCGCGCGCGTGATCGGCACGACCGAGGCCAAGGTCCGCGAACTGCGCGCCTTCCTGGGCCTGCGCCCGTATGTCAAGCAAATCGACACCCTGGCCGCGGAGTTCCCTTCCTCGACCAACTATCTCTATATGACCTACAACGGCGAGGTGGACGACATCACCTTCGAGGACGGCTCCAACACCGTCATCGTCCTGGGTTCCGGCGCCTACCGCATCGGCAGCTCCGTGGAGTTCGACTGGTGCGGCGTGAATGCCCTGAACACGCTCCGCAAGAGCGGTTACAAGGCCATCATGATCAACTACAACCCCGAGACCGTATCGACCGACTACGACGTCTGCGACCGGCTCTATTTCGATGAGCTGAGCTTCGAGACCGTCATGGAGATCTGCGGCCTGGAGAAGCCCTACGGCGTGATCGTGAGCGTGGGCGGCCAGATCCCGAACAACCTGGCCGTGCCCCTGATGCGCGCCGGCGTCCACATCCTGGGCACCACGGCGCACGACATCGACCGCGCCGAGGACCGCAACAAGTTCTCCCAGATCGTGGACAAGCTGGGCATCGACCAGCCGCGCTGGAGCGAGCTCACGACGATGGAAGACGTGGACAAGTTCGTCGACGAAGTCGGCTTCCCGGTCCTCGTCCGCCCGTCCTACGTGCTCTCCGGCGCCGCGATGAACGTCTGCTACAGCAAGGAGGACCTGCGGATCTTCCTCGACATGGCCGTCGAGGTGTCCGAGGAGCATCCGGTCGTCATCAGCTCCTTCATGCAGCGCTGCAAGGAGCTTGAGTGCGACGCCGTGGCCGATGGCGGCAAGGTGATCGCCTACGCGATCTCCGAGCACATCGAGTTCGCGGGCGTGCACTCCGGCGACGCCACCATCCAGTTCCCGCCGCAGAAGATCTACGGCATCACGGCCGCCAAGATCCGCAAGACCGCGGCCGCCATCGCCGCCGAGCTGCACATCACCGGACCGTTCAACATCCAGTTCCTCGCCACCGACAACTACATCAAGGTCATCGAGTGCAACCTCCGCGCTTCCCGCAGCTTCCCGTTCGTGTCCAAGGTCCTGAAGGTCAACTTCATCGACCTGGCCACGCGCTGCATGCTCGGCCAGCGTCCGGAGAAGATCGACATCGATCCCTTCGAGCTCGACTACGTCGGCATCAAGTGCTCCCAGTTCTCCTTCGCCCGTCTGGGCAAGGCCGACCCGGTGCTGGGCGTCGACATGGCGTCCACCGGCGAGGTGGGCTGCATCGGCGACAACCTCAATGAGGCGCTGCTCAAGTCGATGCTCTCCGTCGGCCACCGCATCCCGCAGAAGTCCATCCTGATCTCTTCCGGCAACCCGCTCCAGAAGGCCGACCTGCTGCGCGCATGTCTCCTCCTGGCGAAGAAGGACTACACGATCTACGCCACCGCCGGCACGTGCAAATACCTGAACGAGAACGGCGTTCCCGCGAAGCGCGCCCTCTGGCCCAACGAGCAGGAGGAAGGCGCTCCCGCCGCGCTGGACCTCATCCGCAAGCACGAGGTGGAGCTGGTGATCAACATCCCCAAGAATTTCACGCACAGCGAGCTCAGCAACGGCTACCAGATGCGTCGTGCGGCCATCGACTTCAACGTGCCGCTAATCACCAACAGCCGGCTCGCGACCGCCTACATCCGCGCCTTCTGCGCCGTTCCGCAGGATGCGATCAGCATCAAGAGCTGGGACGAATATTAG
- a CDS encoding carbamoyl-phosphate synthase small subunit, which translates to MATRKKVKLVLQNGRTMEGWSFGYDGPCDGEVVFSTAMVGYTESLTDPSFEGQILCITYPILGNYGISKMMSDAGGLLKGFESEKIHIRGLIVTDYCEEYSHWDAVKSLGAWMEEQKVPGIYGIDTRLLTQILREEGSMLGKIVPADDDSAFEVADPSLENQVAKVSCQEIIRYGQGDKKVVLVDCGVKHQILRNLIVRNVEVIRVPWDYDFNQLEWDGLFISNGPGDPVHCAVTVEHIRKAMETGKPICGICLGNQLLGIAAGAKTYKLKYGHRSHNQPVRQAGTTNCYITAQNHGYAIKEDTLPAEWEPYFINMNDGTNEGIRHKSKPFFSAQFHPEASSGPEDTEFIFDDFISLL; encoded by the coding sequence ATGGCAACACGCAAAAAAGTGAAACTCGTCCTGCAGAACGGACGCACAATGGAGGGCTGGAGCTTCGGCTACGACGGTCCCTGCGACGGAGAAGTGGTCTTCTCCACGGCCATGGTCGGCTATACGGAGAGCCTCACGGACCCGTCCTTCGAGGGACAGATCCTCTGTATCACGTATCCGATCCTCGGCAATTACGGCATTTCCAAGATGATGTCTGACGCCGGTGGCCTCTTGAAGGGCTTCGAGTCCGAGAAGATCCACATCCGCGGCCTGATCGTGACCGATTACTGCGAAGAATACAGCCACTGGGACGCCGTCAAGAGCCTGGGCGCCTGGATGGAGGAGCAGAAGGTCCCCGGCATCTACGGGATCGACACCCGCCTGCTGACCCAGATTCTCCGCGAAGAGGGTTCGATGCTCGGCAAGATCGTCCCGGCCGACGACGACAGTGCGTTCGAGGTGGCCGACCCGAGCCTGGAGAACCAGGTCGCGAAGGTCTCCTGCCAGGAAATCATCCGCTACGGACAGGGAGACAAGAAGGTGGTCCTGGTGGACTGCGGCGTCAAGCACCAGATCCTCCGCAACCTGATCGTCCGCAACGTCGAGGTCATCCGCGTGCCCTGGGACTACGATTTCAACCAGCTCGAGTGGGACGGCCTGTTCATCTCCAACGGCCCGGGCGACCCGGTCCACTGCGCCGTCACCGTGGAGCACATCCGCAAGGCGATGGAGACGGGCAAGCCCATCTGCGGCATCTGCCTGGGCAACCAGCTGCTCGGCATCGCAGCCGGCGCCAAGACCTACAAGCTCAAATACGGCCACCGCTCCCACAACCAGCCGGTGCGCCAGGCCGGCACGACCAACTGCTACATCACGGCGCAGAACCACGGCTATGCCATCAAGGAAGATACGCTGCCCGCCGAGTGGGAGCCCTACTTCATCAACATGAACGACGGCACCAACGAAGGCATCCGGCACAAGTCCAAACCCTTCTTCTCCGCCCAGTTCCACCCCGAGGCCTCCAGCGGCCCGGAGGATACCGAATTCATCTTTGACGACTTTATCTCCCTGTTATGA
- a CDS encoding argininosuccinate lyase, with the protein MATLWNKGTSATEAVDRFTVGNDRVLDLRLARYDVQGSRAHIKMLERIGLLTADELSALDAALARIAERIEAGDFTLEPDVEDIHSQVELLLTRELGEVGKKIHSGRSRNDQVLVDLKLFLRDELRTLRDEVLTVFRTLQALSEKHKEVLLPGYTHAQVAMPSSFGLWFGAYAEALVDDMYLLGGAYKVVDRNPLGSAAGYGNSFPLDRQMTTDLLGFASPVYNSVAAQMQRGRTERAVASAMGSIALTLNKFAADCCQYMCPNFGFIHFPDELTTGSSIMPHKKNPDVWEILRGKCNRILACENEIAMMCSNMPHGYHRDYQLLKDVLFPALELMHECLQMTDYMLAHIEVNDHILENPLYGYLFTVEEVNRRTLAGTPFREAYRQVGVEVNEGRFRYAGGDPARLRASDLGHTHLGSLGNLCNDKIAALMDAASDWK; encoded by the coding sequence ATGGCAACTCTTTGGAATAAAGGCACTTCTGCAACCGAGGCCGTCGACCGCTTCACGGTCGGCAACGACCGCGTGCTGGACCTCCGGCTGGCGCGCTACGACGTGCAGGGCTCCCGGGCGCACATCAAGATGCTGGAGCGCATCGGCCTGCTGACGGCCGACGAGCTGTCCGCGCTGGACGCCGCCCTGGCCCGCATCGCAGAGCGCATCGAGGCCGGCGACTTCACGCTCGAGCCCGACGTCGAGGACATCCACTCCCAGGTCGAACTCCTGCTCACCCGCGAGCTGGGCGAGGTCGGCAAGAAGATCCACTCCGGCCGCTCCCGCAACGACCAGGTGCTCGTGGACCTCAAGCTCTTCCTGCGCGACGAGCTCCGCACGCTGCGCGACGAGGTGCTAACCGTCTTCCGCACGCTCCAGGCGCTCAGCGAGAAGCACAAAGAGGTGCTCCTGCCCGGCTACACGCACGCGCAGGTGGCGATGCCCTCGTCCTTCGGCCTGTGGTTCGGCGCCTACGCCGAAGCCCTCGTGGACGACATGTACCTGCTGGGCGGCGCCTACAAGGTGGTCGACCGCAACCCGCTCGGCTCCGCCGCGGGCTACGGCAATTCCTTCCCGCTCGACCGCCAGATGACGACGGACCTGCTGGGCTTCGCCTCCCCTGTCTACAACAGCGTCGCCGCCCAGATGCAGCGCGGCCGCACCGAGCGCGCCGTGGCCTCCGCGATGGGCAGCATCGCGCTGACGCTCAATAAATTCGCGGCCGACTGCTGCCAGTATATGTGCCCCAACTTCGGCTTCATCCACTTCCCGGACGAGCTGACCACGGGCTCCAGCATCATGCCGCACAAGAAGAATCCCGACGTGTGGGAGATCCTGCGCGGCAAGTGCAACCGGATCCTGGCCTGCGAGAACGAGATCGCGATGATGTGCAGCAACATGCCGCACGGCTACCACCGCGACTACCAGCTCCTCAAGGACGTCCTCTTCCCCGCCCTGGAGCTGATGCACGAGTGCCTGCAGATGACGGACTACATGCTCGCGCACATCGAGGTCAACGACCATATCCTCGAGAATCCCCTCTACGGCTACCTCTTCACGGTCGAGGAGGTCAACCGCCGCACCCTCGCCGGCACGCCGTTCCGCGAGGCCTACCGGCAGGTGGGCGTCGAGGTCAACGAGGGCCGCTTCCGCTACGCGGGCGGCGACCCCGCCAGGCTGCGCGCTTCCGACCTGGGGCACACGCACCTGGGGAGCCTGGGCAACTTATGCAACGACAAGATCGCCGCGCTGATGGACGCGGCTTCCGACTGGAAATAG
- a CDS encoding acetylornithine deacetylase (manually curated) has translation MSLHEQSIELLRQMVRIPSLSGQESDVAACVASFLESAGIRCERFNGNIVAVNRHFDPARPTLALDAHLDTVPVNNGYTRDPYDSGNDPDIIYGLGSNDDGGSVVSMIAAFRHFFERELPINLMLLLVREEEVSGPDGTRWLFGPEGIFATGRYPWPKWVLVGEPTCMRAATSERGLLVLDGEAQGVSGHAARNEGVNALYIALDDIAALRAHVFAKHSPLMGDVHLSVTQIQAGQAHNVIPDRCRFVVDIRPTEQYDNQEIVDELQALCRSRLSPRNLLNRSSATRPGSALLRTAAALGIETFSSPTTSDWMRIPVDAVKMGPGDSSRSHKADEYILTREIAEGIDGYIAFIENLYGNSLE, from the coding sequence ATGAGTTTGCACGAACAATCCATAGAGCTTCTGCGGCAGATGGTCCGTATCCCTTCCCTCTCCGGGCAAGAATCGGACGTCGCCGCCTGCGTTGCTTCTTTCCTGGAGTCGGCCGGCATCCGCTGCGAGCGGTTCAACGGCAATATCGTCGCCGTCAACCGCCATTTCGATCCCGCCAGGCCGACCCTCGCCCTCGATGCGCATCTCGACACGGTCCCCGTCAACAACGGATATACCCGCGACCCGTATGATTCGGGCAACGATCCCGATATCATCTATGGCCTTGGTTCCAATGACGATGGCGGAAGTGTAGTGTCGATGATTGCTGCATTCCGCCATTTTTTTGAGCGTGAGCTCCCCATCAACCTGATGCTCCTGCTCGTGCGCGAGGAGGAGGTCAGCGGCCCCGACGGGACGCGCTGGCTCTTCGGCCCGGAGGGCATCTTCGCCACCGGCCGCTATCCTTGGCCCAAGTGGGTGCTTGTCGGCGAGCCGACCTGCATGCGCGCCGCCACGAGCGAGCGCGGCCTGCTGGTGCTGGACGGCGAGGCGCAGGGCGTCAGCGGGCACGCCGCCCGCAACGAAGGCGTCAACGCGCTCTACATCGCGCTGGACGACATCGCCGCGCTGCGCGCGCACGTTTTTGCGAAGCATTCTCCCCTGATGGGCGACGTCCATCTCAGCGTCACGCAGATCCAGGCCGGACAGGCGCACAACGTCATCCCCGACCGCTGCCGCTTCGTGGTGGACATCCGCCCGACGGAACAATACGACAACCAGGAGATCGTGGACGAACTGCAGGCGCTGTGCCGCAGCCGGCTCTCGCCGCGCAACCTCCTGAACCGCTCGTCGGCCACGCGGCCCGGCTCGGCGCTGCTGCGCACGGCCGCGGCCCTCGGCATCGAGACCTTCTCCTCGCCGACCACATCCGACTGGATGCGCATCCCGGTGGATGCCGTCAAGATGGGGCCCGGCGACTCTTCCCGTTCGCACAAGGCGGACGAATACATCCTGACGCGCGAGATCGCGGAAGGCATTGACGGATACATAGCTTTTATTGAGAATTTATATGGCAACTCTTTGGAATAA
- a CDS encoding N-acetylglutamate kinase — translation MISLYKIGGNVVDDPVALEQFCAEFAALPGPKVIVHGGGVKASQMQKALGQEPVKIEGRRVTDAATLEVVTMVYAGLCNKDIVARLQKHGCNAIGLAGCDGGAVTARKRAPKTLSDGVTKVDFGFVGDVTAASVNVPFVRQLLDAGLTPVFCAINHDGAGQLLNTNADTMASAISVALGAKLFYCFEKNGVLCDRNDEQSVIPLLDPDAYGRLKAEGRVVEGMIPKLDNAFQALRDGAAGVVIRNAARLLEPGGTELKI, via the coding sequence ATGATCTCTCTCTATAAGATAGGCGGCAACGTCGTGGACGACCCGGTGGCGCTGGAGCAGTTCTGCGCCGAATTCGCGGCCCTGCCGGGCCCGAAGGTCATCGTGCACGGCGGCGGCGTGAAGGCCAGCCAGATGCAGAAGGCGCTGGGCCAGGAGCCCGTCAAGATCGAGGGCCGGCGCGTCACCGACGCGGCCACGCTCGAGGTCGTGACGATGGTCTATGCCGGCCTGTGCAACAAGGACATCGTGGCGCGCCTGCAGAAGCACGGCTGCAACGCCATCGGCCTGGCCGGCTGCGACGGCGGCGCGGTCACGGCCCGCAAACGCGCGCCCAAAACCCTCTCCGACGGCGTCACGAAGGTGGATTTCGGCTTCGTGGGCGACGTCACGGCTGCGAGCGTCAACGTGCCTTTCGTCAGGCAGCTGCTCGACGCGGGGCTGACCCCGGTCTTCTGCGCGATCAACCACGACGGGGCCGGTCAGCTGCTCAATACCAATGCCGACACGATGGCATCTGCAATTTCTGTCGCCTTGGGTGCAAAATTATTTTATTGTTTCGAGAAAAATGGCGTACTTTGTGACCGGAATGACGAGCAGAGCGTAATCCCCCTCCTAGATCCGGACGCCTACGGGCGTCTGAAAGCCGAAGGACGCGTCGTCGAAGGGATGATTCCCAAACTCGACAATGCGTTCCAGGCACTGCGGGATGGTGCCGCCGGCGTAGTCATCCGCAACGCAGCGCGCCTGTTGGAGCCAGGCGGCACGGAATTGAAGATATGA
- a CDS encoding N-succinyl-L-ornithine transcarbamylase, translated as MKTFFHVSDIGDLGAALEEAKQVKATPYAWKHLGENKTIMLVFFNSSLRTRLSSQKAAINLGMSPIVLNIGQDSWKLETEMGVVMDGDKSEHLREAIPVMTSYCDLIGIRSFAGLTDRGFDYNETVLKQFIEYGGKPVISLESATVHPCQAFADLITIEEYRKKKRPKVVLTWAPHPRALPQAVPNSFAEWMNAADVDFVITHPHGYELDPAFAGNAPVEYDQMKALEGADFVYAKNWSCPGVTDPAQYGRILSKDMGWTVDARHMAVTNNAYFMHCLPVRRNMIVSDEVIDAPTSLVIPEAANRTVSAQVVMKRMLESL; from the coding sequence ATGAAAACATTCTTCCACGTCAGCGACATCGGCGACCTCGGCGCAGCGCTCGAGGAAGCGAAGCAGGTGAAAGCCACGCCCTATGCGTGGAAGCACCTGGGCGAGAACAAGACCATCATGCTGGTCTTCTTCAACAGCAGCCTGCGCACGCGCCTGAGCAGCCAGAAGGCTGCGATCAACCTCGGCATGAGCCCCATCGTGCTCAACATCGGCCAGGACAGCTGGAAACTGGAGACCGAGATGGGCGTGGTGATGGACGGCGACAAGTCCGAGCACCTGCGCGAGGCCATCCCCGTGATGACGAGCTACTGCGACCTGATCGGCATCCGCTCCTTCGCGGGCCTGACGGACCGCGGCTTCGACTACAACGAGACCGTCCTCAAGCAGTTCATCGAATACGGCGGCAAGCCCGTGATCAGCCTGGAGTCCGCCACCGTGCACCCCTGCCAGGCCTTCGCCGACCTGATCACGATCGAGGAATACCGCAAGAAAAAGCGTCCCAAGGTGGTCCTGACCTGGGCCCCGCACCCGCGGGCCCTCCCCCAGGCCGTGCCGAACTCTTTCGCGGAATGGATGAACGCGGCCGACGTCGACTTCGTCATCACCCACCCGCACGGCTACGAGCTGGATCCCGCCTTCGCGGGCAATGCGCCCGTCGAATACGACCAGATGAAGGCCCTGGAAGGCGCCGACTTCGTCTATGCCAAGAACTGGAGCTGCCCGGGCGTCACCGACCCCGCGCAGTACGGCCGGATCCTGAGCAAGGACATGGGCTGGACCGTGGACGCCAGACACATGGCGGTCACCAATAACGCTTACTTCATGCACTGCCTGCCCGTGCGGCGCAACATGATCGTCTCCGACGAGGTGATCGACGCGCCGACGAGCCTGGTGATCCCCGAGGCGGCCAACCGCACGGTGTCCGCCCAGGTCGTAATGAAACGGATGCTCGAAAGCTTATGA